One Sulfurimonas sp. DNA segment encodes these proteins:
- a CDS encoding NGG1p interacting factor NIF3, translating to MYKLNYFVPTETKEKTKKALFDIGVGKIGNYECCSWETLGHGQFKPMQNANPSIGEVDKLEVLEEYKIEMICSDDLIKKAVETLKDVHPYEEVAYEVFKLEDF from the coding sequence ATGTATAAGTTAAACTATTTTGTTCCAACTGAAACAAAAGAGAAGACAAAAAAAGCTCTTTTTGATATAGGTGTGGGAAAGATAGGAAACTATGAATGTTGTTCATGGGAGACTTTGGGTCATGGGCAGTTTAAACCTATGCAAAATGCAAATCCAAGTATAGGTGAAGTAGATAAGCTTGAAGTACTAGAAGAGTATAAGATTGAGATGATCTGCAGTGATGATTTGATTAAAAAAGCTGTTGAAACATTAAAAGATGTACATCCTTATGAAGAAGTAGCATATGAGGTATTTAAACTAGAGGATTTTTAA
- a CDS encoding efflux RND transporter periplasmic adaptor subunit, producing MILKNLFLTILIIFSFSGCFNSNDKEHKFYGNVDIRTVSLAFRVSGRLESINFDEGQKVKKGQVIAQLDNAPYKEYLNQIDAQISMQKAKIAKLEKGYRDEEIEKSKAQLLQTKVERDRLKKDYIRSKNLYLKKAISEQKYDDAKAAYESSEASYLYAKNSLDMLQNGYEKEDILSAKANLSALQAQRNLNKINLEDTTLISPTNGTVITRVYEAGSIVSPSQYVVEIAKDDEYWVRSYISEKYLGKIKVEEKAKIYTDNGQTYEGRVSFISPIAEFTPKTVQTEELRTDLVYRFRIVLDNYDDSIKQGMPVTITFPNIKFDE from the coding sequence ATGATACTTAAAAACCTTTTCCTGACTATTTTGATAATCTTTTCTTTTAGTGGATGTTTCAATTCGAATGATAAAGAACATAAGTTTTACGGAAACGTAGATATAAGAACTGTATCTTTGGCTTTTAGGGTCTCTGGCAGGTTAGAGAGTATTAACTTTGATGAGGGTCAAAAGGTTAAAAAAGGTCAGGTTATAGCACAGCTTGATAATGCACCTTATAAAGAGTACTTAAATCAAATTGATGCGCAAATATCGATGCAAAAAGCAAAAATAGCTAAGCTTGAAAAAGGCTATAGAGATGAGGAAATTGAGAAGTCAAAAGCTCAACTGCTACAGACTAAAGTAGAACGTGACAGACTTAAAAAAGATTACATCAGATCAAAAAACCTGTATCTTAAAAAGGCTATAAGCGAACAAAAGTATGATGATGCAAAAGCAGCTTACGAGTCTAGCGAGGCATCTTATTTGTATGCAAAAAACTCGCTAGATATGCTTCAAAACGGATATGAAAAAGAAGATATTTTAAGTGCAAAAGCAAATTTATCGGCATTACAAGCACAAAGAAATCTTAATAAAATCAACTTAGAAGATACAACACTCATCTCCCCTACAAACGGTACCGTTATAACAAGAGTTTACGAAGCTGGTTCTATTGTTTCTCCTAGCCAGTATGTTGTAGAGATAGCCAAAGATGATGAATATTGGGTTAGAAGCTACATAAGTGAAAAGTACTTGGGAAAAATAAAAGTAGAAGAAAAAGCCAAAATATATACAGATAACGGACAAACTTATGAGGGGAGGGTAAGCTTTATATCTCCTATAGCAGAGTTTACTCCAAAAACAGTTCAAACAGAAGAACTAAGAACGGATCTGGTTTATAGATTTAGGATAGTTCTGGATAATTATGATGATAGTATAAAACAGGGGATGCCTGTTACCATTACATTTCCAAACATAAAATTTGATGAATAG
- a CDS encoding SulP family inorganic anion transporter, whose product MNNLFGGLTAAIVALPLAIAFGISSGLGASAGIYGAIFLGFFASLFGGTKTQISGPTGPMTVVSASVVAVFGANLPLIFTTFLLAGVFQVVLGLLKVGKFVRFIPYPVISGFMNGIGLIIILLQINIALGLEANSSVMDSLLSLPHSFLNLNPQALLLTIATLLILYSLPKKITNRVPSPLIALLLLSFVANMFQMDITYVSDIPTGLPSFVEFSFDMHSISFVLVSALTLAVLGTIDSLLTSLVADSLTKDKHDSNKELIGQGVGNMIASLFGGLPGAGATMRTVSNIKSGATKKTSGMFHSVFLLLILLVFAPLASKIPMPVLAGILIKVGFDIFDYKMLKQLKIIPKYDIWVMLSVFVLTVFIDLIIAVGVGVALSALLIIHRLIQESDVNITGEEIQEDKDDRIFKDGQVRIVNIKGPFFFGSTSFILDKVDKIYNVKNVVLDCSNVSFMDLSAIYALSETIEKLKSSGSDVYIVADSTRKEKLIKLGLTQNIDIDKIVDSQIRAMRLIKKVSSDV is encoded by the coding sequence ATGAATAATTTATTTGGTGGACTTACTGCCGCTATTGTTGCTCTTCCATTAGCCATAGCATTTGGAATCTCCAGTGGACTAGGTGCTAGTGCAGGGATTTACGGAGCGATATTCTTAGGTTTTTTTGCTTCATTATTTGGTGGAACAAAAACACAAATTTCAGGTCCGACTGGACCTATGACAGTAGTTTCTGCATCTGTCGTAGCTGTTTTTGGAGCTAACTTACCACTTATATTTACCACTTTTTTACTAGCCGGTGTTTTTCAAGTTGTTTTGGGACTTTTAAAAGTCGGAAAATTTGTACGTTTTATTCCATACCCTGTAATATCAGGTTTTATGAACGGTATTGGTTTGATCATAATTTTACTTCAAATCAACATAGCTTTAGGTTTGGAAGCAAATTCATCAGTTATGGATTCATTACTTAGTTTGCCTCACAGTTTTTTAAACCTTAATCCGCAAGCATTATTGTTAACTATAGCTACATTATTGATCTTATATTCATTACCTAAAAAAATTACAAACAGAGTGCCGTCACCTCTAATTGCACTGCTATTACTTTCATTTGTAGCAAATATGTTCCAAATGGATATAACTTATGTGAGTGATATACCTACGGGACTTCCTAGTTTTGTAGAGTTTAGTTTCGATATGCACTCTATCTCTTTTGTTTTAGTATCTGCTCTTACTTTAGCAGTACTTGGGACAATTGACTCACTTTTAACTTCGCTTGTAGCAGATTCACTCACAAAAGATAAACATGATTCAAACAAAGAACTTATAGGTCAGGGTGTAGGTAATATGATAGCTTCACTTTTTGGAGGTCTTCCAGGTGCTGGTGCTACAATGCGTACAGTTTCAAACATAAAAAGCGGAGCTACAAAAAAAACTTCAGGTATGTTTCACTCAGTATTTTTACTATTGATATTGCTGGTTTTTGCTCCGCTTGCAAGTAAGATACCGATGCCTGTGTTAGCCGGAATACTTATAAAAGTAGGTTTTGATATTTTTGACTACAAGATGTTAAAACAGCTAAAAATAATACCTAAGTATGACATCTGGGTAATGCTAAGCGTCTTTGTTTTGACCGTGTTTATTGATCTGATAATTGCAGTTGGAGTAGGTGTGGCATTATCAGCATTGCTGATCATACACAGGCTTATACAAGAGAGCGATGTCAATATAACAGGTGAAGAGATACAAGAGGATAAAGACGATAGAATTTTCAAAGACGGTCAGGTAAGAATAGTCAATATAAAAGGTCCTTTCTTTTTTGGTTCTACATCGTTTATACTTGATAAAGTAGATAAGATCTACAATGTTAAGAACGTTGTACTTGACTGTAGTAATGTATCTTTTATGGATCTCTCTGCAATATATGCTTTAAGTGAAACTATAGAAAAACTAAAAAGTAGTGGAAGTGACGTATATATTGTTGCTGATTCTACGAGAAAAGAGAAGCTGATAAAGCTTGGCTTAACTCAAAATATAGATATAGATAAAATAGTAGATTCTCAAATAAGAGCAATGCGCCTTATAAAAAAGGTGTCTAGCGATGTATAA